A genome region from Osmerus mordax isolate fOsmMor3 chromosome 27, fOsmMor3.pri, whole genome shotgun sequence includes the following:
- the tmem69 gene encoding transmembrane protein 69 — protein MFSAIVRRHIQLVHRGWQFGTRQQLSCISVSASDRGSDDGGSSLCPRRRLINSSWPRQTRWAHGFHSSALRFKRPKETDPPTRELDLLRYDFKDIRKTPRPALILGLSGLIPFVSAPLVMALTETYLPEVAFAQVAYGASILSFLGGARWGFAIPESSPAKPDWINLVNSVVPPLLAWTAMLLSDSLTPAAIMVVMGLGISLHYDLSLLPTYPSWFKALRSILTVVAFLSLVATLVLQGIYPEKMLFSE, from the exons ATGTTTTCTGCCATAGTACGAAGACACATTCAACTTGTTCACAGG GGATGGCAGTTTGGCACTCGTCAACAGCTGtcttgtatctctgtctctgcctcagacagaggTTCAGATGACGGGGGATCTTCCCTATGTCCCCGTAGACGTTTGATAAACAGTTCCTGGCCCAGACAGACTCGGTGGGCGCATGGCTTCCACAGCTCTGCGCTGAGATTCAAACGTCCAAAAGAAACAGACCCCCCAACCAGGGAGTTGGACCTGCTCCGCTATGACTTCAAAGACATAAGGAAGACCCCCAGGCCGGCCCTCATCCTGGGTCTGTCTGGCCTCATCCCTTTCGTTTCTGCACCTCTTGTCATGGCTTTGACAGAGACGTACCTACCAGAAGTGGCTTTTGCCCAGGTAGCATACGGAGCATCGATCCTGTCGTTTTTAGGCGGAGCACGATGGGGCTTTGCCATCCCTGAAAGTAGCCCGGCCAAGCCAGACTGGATCAACCTCGTCAATAGTGTGGTGCCGCCCCTTCTAGCCTGGACAGCCATGTTGCTTAGTGACAGCTTGACTCCAGCAGCCATCATGGTCGTCATGGGCCTAGGAATCTCCTTGCACTATgacctctctctgctgcccacCTATCCCAGCTGGTTCAAAGCCCTTCGGTCAATACTAACAGTGGTGGCCTTTCTCTCCCTGGTTGCCACACTTGTTCTCCAGGGAATCTACCCAGAGAAGATGTTGTTCTCAGAGTAG
- the LOC136937069 gene encoding vasculin-like protein 1 — MAQHDFVPAWLNFSKPLPTKSPGAGLERHGHHLSRGDARSGVNRRRRHYSSDGFFNYDLRASAGDGWQHPSLLRHDSVDSGVARGGHGGLGGGTGGTGGKETPGWHSGPWGPEGPLPGRHPKRNGRDKEREKFPFLHQRNGNFHPHKGEDRQENKLKFVEEDFPSLNPEMSGKPVAQIHAVGTPTGVWENPPSAKQTRSKMLVIKKVSKTDPSTPFSAGFANTGLYPANSTNTFVTGPSVHKNLIPKPATAPIKTGPWKPNGRESKSSLDWSGKDSAFTSPAPGTKPATPANTPTPLTSKEPPSSTTPPIDITPSRLKLMRRTTDRRTDILRGLKDWRNGDSPSSTSPPGPGEGEGNTPEPKDYDGHENGISHLLSDSVTDRLSSSLEEEHRLLKAMGWQEHPENDDNFLPLTEDELREFQAKSEQLKRNGWRQNDVRVFSKPRGVPLHLAWRNPVAMEEGSESETSSSSQTSGDEADT, encoded by the exons ATGGCGCAGCATGATTTTGTTCCCGCCTGGCTCAACTTCTCCAAGCCTCTGCCTACCAAG TCCCCCGGAGCTGGCCTTGAGAGGCATGGGCACCACCTCTCTCGTGGCGACGCCCGCTCAGGTGTGAACCGCCGGCGCCGCCATTACTCCTCCGACGGCTTCTTCAACTATGACCTCAGGGCTTCTGCAG GTGACGGGTGGCAACACCCGTCTCTCTTGCGACACGACTCTGTGGACTCGGGTGTGGCCAGGGGAGGACACGGGGGTTTGGGTGGTGGCACGGGGGGGACGGGTGGGAAGGAGACCCCCGGGTGGCACAGTGGCCCGTGGGGCCCAGAGGGACCCCTTCCCGGACGTCACCCGAAGAGGAAcgggagggacaaagagagggagaagtttCCGTTCCTCCACCAGCGGAACGGAAACTTCCATCCTCACAAAGGAGAGGATCGCCAGGAAAACAAGCTGAAGTTTGTCGAGGAGGATTTC CCTTCGTTGAATCCAGAGATGAGCGGTAAGCCTGTGGCACAAATACATGCTGTGGGGACCCCGACAGGAGTATGGG AAAACCCTCCCAGTGCCAAGCAGACCAGGTCTAAGATGCTGGTCATCAAGAAGGTTTCAAAGACAGACCCCAGCACTCCTTTCTCTGCTGGGTTTGCCAACACAGGACTCTACCCAGCCAACAGCACCAACACCTTCGTGACTGGACCCAGCGTCCACAAGAACTTGATACCCAAGCCAGCCACTGCCCCAATCAAG ACTGGTCCATGGAAGCCAAATGGAAGGGAAAGCAAAAGCAGTTTGGATTGGTCCGGCAAGGACTCTGCCTTCACCAGCCCGGCACCAGGGACAAAGCCTGCGACCCCAGCCAACACACCGACCCCCCTGACCTCTAAGGAG CCTCCTTCGAGCACCACCCCTCCAATCGACATCACTCCATCGCGCCTCAAGCTGATGCGCCGCACCACCGACCGTAGGACTGACATCCTCCGAGGCCTTAAGGACTGGAGGAATGGAGACAGTCCCAGCTCAACCAGCCCCCCAGGCCCAGGGGAG GGCGAGGGAAACACTCCAGAGCCGAAGGACTACGACGGCCATGAAAACGGaatctcacacctgctcagtgACTCAGTCACAGACCGCCTGTCTAGCTCACTAGAAGAGGAACACAG GTTGCTTAAAGCCATGGGGTGGCAAGAGCATCCAGAGAATGATGACAACTTCCTGCCCCTCACTGAGGATGAGCTGAGAGAATTCCAAGCTAAAAGCGAGCAG CTAAAGAGGAACGGGTGGCGACAGAATGACGTCAGGGTGTTTTCAAAGCCTCGAGGCGTTCCCCTGCATCTGGCGTGGAGAAACCCTGTTGCGATGGAGGAGGGCTCTGAGTCAgagaccagcagcagcagccagacCTCAGGTGACGAGGCAGACACCTGA